Proteins from one Phalacrocorax carbo chromosome 19, bPhaCar2.1, whole genome shotgun sequence genomic window:
- the AP1M1 gene encoding AP-1 complex subunit mu-1 isoform X1 yields the protein MSASAVYVLDLKGKVLICRNYRGDVDMSEVEHFMPILMEKEEEGTLSPILAHGGVRFMWIKHNNLYLVATSKKNACVSLVFSFLYKVVQVFSEYFKELEEESIRDNFVIIYELLDELMDFGYPQTTDSKILQEYITQEGHKLETGAPRPPATVTNAVSWRSEGIKYRKNEVFLDVIESVNLLVSANGNVLRSEIVGSIKMRVFLSGMPELRLGLNDKVLFDNTGRGKSKSVELEDVKFHQCVRLSRFENDRTISFIPPDGEFELMSYRLNTHVKPLIWIESVIEKHSHSRIEYMIKAKSQFKRRSTANNVEIHIPVPNDADSPKFKTTVGSVKWVPENSEIVWSIKSFPGGKEYLMRAHFGLPSVEAEDKEGKPPISVKFEIPYFTTSGIQVRYLKIIEKSGYQALPWVRYITQNGDYQLRTQ from the exons atGTCGGCCAGCGCCGTCTACGTGCTGGACCTGAAGGGGAAG GTTCTCATCTGTCGGAATTACCGTGGAGATGTGGACATGTCAGAGGTGGAGCATTTTATGCCAATCCttatggaaaaggaagaagaggggacGCTTTCTCCTATTCTAGCACATGGAGGAGTTCGTTTTATGTGGATTAAACATAACAACCTCTATC TTGTTGCAACTTCTAAGAAAAACGCTTGCGTATCActggtgttttcatttttatataaagtAGTTCAG gttttttcagaatatttcaagGAATTGGAAGAAGAGAGCATTAGGGataattttgttattatttatgaGCTGTTAGATGAGCTTATGGATTTTGGTTATCCACAAACCACTGATAGTAAAATTTTACAAGA GTACATCACTCAGGAAGGACACAAACTTGAAACTGGAGCTCCACGTCCACCTGCCACTGTTACGAATGCTGTTTCATGGAGGTCAGAAGggataaaatacaggaaaaatgaagtgtTCCTGGATGTTATAGAGTCTGTTAACCTTTTG gtCAGTGCCAACGGAAACGTATTACGGAGTGAGATAGTTGGATCCATTAAAATGCGCGTTTTTCTCTCAGGAATGCCAGAGCTGCGCCTCGGTTTAAACGACAAAGTTCTCTTTGATAACACAGGCC GTGGCAAAAGTAAATCGGTAGAACTGGAAGATGTAAAGTTTCACCAGTGTGTTCGTCTCTCTCGCTTTGAAAACGACAGGACAATTTCTTTCATTCCGCCTGATGGAGAGTTTGAACTCATGTCTTATCGTCTTAATACCCAT GTAAAACCACTGATCTGGATTGAGTCTGTGATTGAAAAACATTCCCACAGCCGCATCGAGTACATGATCAAG GCAAAAAGTCAATTTAAGCGTAGATCAACTGCCAACAACGTGGAGATTCACATTCCAGTTCCAAACGATGCGGACTCGCCAAAGTTTAAAACCACCGTTGGAAGTGTCAAATGGGTTCCAGAGAACAGTGAAATTGTCTGGTCCATCAAATCTTTTCCA GGTGGAAAAGAATACCTGATGAGAGCTCACTTTGGACTTCCCAGTGTTGAAGCTGAAGATAAGGAAGGAAAACCGCCCATTAGTGTAAAGTTTGAGATTCCATATTTCACCACTTCAGGAATCCAG GTTCGCTACTTAAAGATAATTGAGAAGAGCGGCTACCAGGCCCTCCCGTGGGTTCGTTATATTACCCAGAATGGAG ACTACCAGCTTCGAACACAGTAA
- the AP1M1 gene encoding AP-1 complex subunit mu-1 isoform X2 encodes MEAHRAFRLLKNSMVFSEYFKELEEESIRDNFVIIYELLDELMDFGYPQTTDSKILQEYITQEGHKLETGAPRPPATVTNAVSWRSEGIKYRKNEVFLDVIESVNLLVSANGNVLRSEIVGSIKMRVFLSGMPELRLGLNDKVLFDNTGRGKSKSVELEDVKFHQCVRLSRFENDRTISFIPPDGEFELMSYRLNTHVKPLIWIESVIEKHSHSRIEYMIKAKSQFKRRSTANNVEIHIPVPNDADSPKFKTTVGSVKWVPENSEIVWSIKSFPGGKEYLMRAHFGLPSVEAEDKEGKPPISVKFEIPYFTTSGIQVRYLKIIEKSGYQALPWVRYITQNGDYQLRTQ; translated from the exons ATGGAAGCGCATAGAGCTTTCAGACTTTTGAAGAACTCTATG gttttttcagaatatttcaagGAATTGGAAGAAGAGAGCATTAGGGataattttgttattatttatgaGCTGTTAGATGAGCTTATGGATTTTGGTTATCCACAAACCACTGATAGTAAAATTTTACAAGA GTACATCACTCAGGAAGGACACAAACTTGAAACTGGAGCTCCACGTCCACCTGCCACTGTTACGAATGCTGTTTCATGGAGGTCAGAAGggataaaatacaggaaaaatgaagtgtTCCTGGATGTTATAGAGTCTGTTAACCTTTTG gtCAGTGCCAACGGAAACGTATTACGGAGTGAGATAGTTGGATCCATTAAAATGCGCGTTTTTCTCTCAGGAATGCCAGAGCTGCGCCTCGGTTTAAACGACAAAGTTCTCTTTGATAACACAGGCC GTGGCAAAAGTAAATCGGTAGAACTGGAAGATGTAAAGTTTCACCAGTGTGTTCGTCTCTCTCGCTTTGAAAACGACAGGACAATTTCTTTCATTCCGCCTGATGGAGAGTTTGAACTCATGTCTTATCGTCTTAATACCCAT GTAAAACCACTGATCTGGATTGAGTCTGTGATTGAAAAACATTCCCACAGCCGCATCGAGTACATGATCAAG GCAAAAAGTCAATTTAAGCGTAGATCAACTGCCAACAACGTGGAGATTCACATTCCAGTTCCAAACGATGCGGACTCGCCAAAGTTTAAAACCACCGTTGGAAGTGTCAAATGGGTTCCAGAGAACAGTGAAATTGTCTGGTCCATCAAATCTTTTCCA GGTGGAAAAGAATACCTGATGAGAGCTCACTTTGGACTTCCCAGTGTTGAAGCTGAAGATAAGGAAGGAAAACCGCCCATTAGTGTAAAGTTTGAGATTCCATATTTCACCACTTCAGGAATCCAG GTTCGCTACTTAAAGATAATTGAGAAGAGCGGCTACCAGGCCCTCCCGTGGGTTCGTTATATTACCCAGAATGGAG ACTACCAGCTTCGAACACAGTAA
- the FAM32A gene encoding protein FAM32A — translation MADYEAVQRGPLRLKGSGGALGAGKRKKKKAKDKAQILEQIVSSKKQEEEKKRGLDKRTPAQVAYEKMQEKRQMERILKKASKTHKQRVEDFNRHLDTLTEHYDIPKVSWTK, via the exons ATGGCGGACTACGAGGCGGTGCAGCGCGGGCCGCTGCGGCTGaagggcagcggcggggccctGGGGGCCGGCAAGCG gaagaagaaaaaggcgAAGGACAAAGCCCAGATCCTGGAGCAGATCGTGAGCAGcaagaagcaggaggaggagaagaagcgCGGCCTGGACAAGCGGACCCCGGCGCAGGTGGCCTACGAGAAGATGCAGGAGAAGCGG CAAATGGAGAGGATCCTGAAGAAAGCCTCGAAAACCCATAAGCAGAGAGTGGAG GACTTCAACAGGCACTTGGATACTCTGACTGAGCATTACGACATTCCTAAAGTCAGCTGGACTAAGTGA
- the CIB3 gene encoding calcium and integrin-binding family member 3 yields MGNKQTIFTPEQLDAYQDCTFFTRKEILRLFYRYRDLAPQLVPLDYTDKPDVTLPYELIGSMPELKDNPFRQRIAEVFSEDGDGNMTLDDFLDMFSVLSEMAPRDLKAYYAFKIYDFNNDDYICKSDLEKTVNKLTRNELAPEEVRLVCEKVIYEADVDNDGKLSLEDFQHMIIRAPDFLSTFHIRI; encoded by the exons ATGGGCAACAAGCAAACCATTTTCACTCCAGAGCAGCTGGATGCATATCAG GACTGCACATTCTTTACAAGGAAAGAAATTCTGAG ACTGTTTTACAGATACCGAGATCTAGCTCCGCAGCTAGTTCCACTCGACTACACAGATAAACCAGACGTGACTCTTCCCTATGAACTCATTGGCAGCATGCCAGAGCTGAAG GACAATCCATTCCGCCAGCGGATAGCCGAGGTCTTCTCAGAGGATGGAGACGGCAATATGACTTTAGATGATTTTTTGGACATGTTTTCGGTCTTAAGTGAAATGGCTCCCAGAGACTTGAAAGCTTATTAcgcttttaaaatttatg ATTTTAACAATGATGATTACATATGCAAATCAGACCTAGAGAAAACTGTTAACAAATTAACCCGAAATGAACTTGCCCCAGAAGAAGTTAGGCTTGTGTGTGAAAAGGTGATTTACGAAGCTGACGTGGACAACGATGGCAAGCTTTCTTTGGAAGACTTTCAGCACATGATAATACGAGCTCCAGATTTCCTCAG cacATTTCACATTCGAATCTGA
- the RAB8A gene encoding ras-related protein Rab-8A isoform X2, whose product MAKTYDYLFKLLLIGDSGVGKTCALFRFSEDAFNATFISTIGIDFKIRTIELDGKRIKLQIWDTAGQERFRTITTAYYRGAMGIMLVYDITNEKSFENIRNWVRNIEEHASPDVEKMILGNKCDANDKRQVSREQGEKAFFTLARDIKAKMDKKLEGNSPQGSNQGVKITPDQQKKSSFFRCVLL is encoded by the exons ATGGCGAAGACGTACGACTACCTCTTCAAGCTGCTGCTGATCGGCGACTCGGGCGTGGGGAAGACGTGCGCGCTCTTCCGCTTCTCGGAGGACGCCTTCAACGCCACCTTTATCTCCACCATTG GTATCGATTTTAAAATTAGAACCATAGAGCTAGACGGCAAGAGAATTAAACTACAGATATG GGACACCGCCGGGCAGGAGCGATTCCGAACCATCACGACCGCCTACTACAGGGGAGCAATG GGCATTATGTTAGTCTACGACATCACCAAtgaaaaatcttttgaaaatattcGGAACTGGGTCAGGAATATCGAAGAG CACGCCTCTCCAGATGTTGAAAAGATGATCCTTGGGAACAAATGCGACGCAAATGACAAAAGACAAGTTTCCAGAGAGCAAGGGGAGAAG GCATTTTTCACTCTTGCAAGAGATATCAAAGCAAAAATGGACAAGAAGTTG GAAGGTAATAGCCCGCAAGGCAGCAACCAGGGAGTCAAAATCACACCAgaccagcaaaagaaaagcagctttttccgATGTGTTCTTCTGTGA
- the RAB8A gene encoding ras-related protein Rab-8A isoform X1: MAKTYDYLFKLLLIGDSGVGKTCALFRFSEDAFNATFISTIGIDFKIRTIELDGKRIKLQIWDTAGQERFRTITTAYYRGAMGIMLVYDITNEKSFENIRNWVRNIEEHASPDVEKMILGNKCDANDKRQVSREQGEKLAASFGIKFMETSAKANINIEDAFFTLARDIKAKMDKKLEGNSPQGSNQGVKITPDQQKKSSFFRCVLL, from the exons ATGGCGAAGACGTACGACTACCTCTTCAAGCTGCTGCTGATCGGCGACTCGGGCGTGGGGAAGACGTGCGCGCTCTTCCGCTTCTCGGAGGACGCCTTCAACGCCACCTTTATCTCCACCATTG GTATCGATTTTAAAATTAGAACCATAGAGCTAGACGGCAAGAGAATTAAACTACAGATATG GGACACCGCCGGGCAGGAGCGATTCCGAACCATCACGACCGCCTACTACAGGGGAGCAATG GGCATTATGTTAGTCTACGACATCACCAAtgaaaaatcttttgaaaatattcGGAACTGGGTCAGGAATATCGAAGAG CACGCCTCTCCAGATGTTGAAAAGATGATCCTTGGGAACAAATGCGACGCAAATGACAAAAGACAAGTTTCCAGAGAGCAAGGGGAGAAG CTTGCCGCAAgttttggaattaaatttaTGGAGACCAGCGCAAAAGCAAACATAAACATAGAGGAC GCATTTTTCACTCTTGCAAGAGATATCAAAGCAAAAATGGACAAGAAGTTG GAAGGTAATAGCCCGCAAGGCAGCAACCAGGGAGTCAAAATCACACCAgaccagcaaaagaaaagcagctttttccgATGTGTTCTTCTGTGA